A genomic stretch from Petrimonas mucosa includes:
- a CDS encoding DEAD/DEAH box helicase — MLFTELPLCDNLLDGLQAMNFKETTPIQEQAIPVILEHKDVIACAQTGTGKTAAFLLPLLNNLLTEPHEANKVNAIIMAPTRELAQQIDQQMEGFSYFTPFSSVAVYGGNDGDAWEVQKRGLLSGADVVIATPGRLLSHINLYNIDFSGVKYFILDEADRMLDMGFYDDIMKIEKLLPKDRQTIMFSATMPPKIQQLAKTILRNPVEITIAVARPPETILQTAYICYEAQKIEIVKQLFSEKKPNKVILFSGKKQKVKEIAKTLQKMGLSADAMHSDLEQSERNSVMHEFRNERVNILVATDIVSRGIDIDDITLVINFDVPHDVEDYVHRIGRTARAGDSGMAITFVSPEEQFRFSKIERFLKKTIYKIPVPPELGEVPEYNPEQQRKEGRRRSDKPSKNKGNKGKEKKHAQPSGEKKGKKTSSKRKQSRPNKKDQTGS; from the coding sequence ATGTTATTTACCGAACTTCCGCTGTGCGATAACCTGCTGGATGGGTTACAGGCAATGAACTTCAAAGAGACTACACCCATCCAGGAACAAGCCATACCGGTTATTCTAGAACATAAAGATGTGATCGCCTGTGCACAGACAGGGACAGGTAAAACTGCAGCTTTCCTGCTCCCACTGCTGAACAACCTACTAACCGAACCGCACGAAGCCAACAAGGTAAATGCCATCATCATGGCTCCTACCAGAGAGTTGGCGCAACAGATCGACCAACAGATGGAGGGCTTCTCCTATTTTACCCCCTTCTCATCGGTAGCCGTTTACGGAGGCAATGATGGGGATGCCTGGGAGGTACAGAAGAGAGGATTGCTTAGCGGGGCCGATGTGGTGATCGCCACACCTGGTAGGCTGCTTTCACATATCAACCTCTACAACATCGATTTTTCCGGGGTGAAGTATTTTATTCTGGACGAGGCAGACCGGATGCTCGACATGGGATTCTACGACGACATCATGAAGATTGAGAAATTGCTGCCGAAAGATAGGCAGACAATCATGTTTTCAGCTACGATGCCGCCAAAGATCCAGCAACTGGCCAAGACTATCCTGCGAAATCCCGTGGAGATCACCATTGCAGTAGCTCGTCCGCCAGAGACCATTTTACAGACGGCCTATATCTGTTACGAAGCACAAAAGATCGAGATCGTCAAACAACTCTTCTCGGAGAAGAAACCCAACAAGGTGATCCTTTTCTCCGGAAAGAAACAGAAGGTAAAAGAGATTGCCAAGACACTCCAGAAGATGGGGCTGTCGGCCGACGCCATGCATTCCGACCTGGAACAGTCTGAGCGAAACTCAGTAATGCACGAATTCCGGAATGAAAGGGTAAATATCCTGGTGGCTACCGATATTGTCTCGAGGGGAATCGATATTGACGACATCACGCTCGTCATAAACTTCGATGTACCCCACGACGTGGAGGATTATGTCCACCGTATCGGACGAACGGCACGCGCAGGCGATTCCGGGATGGCAATAACATTTGTATCGCCCGAGGAACAGTTCCGCTTCTCCAAAATTGAGCGGTTCCTGAAAAAGACGATCTACAAAATTCCTGTTCCTCCTGAGTTGGGGGAGGTTCCCGAATACAATCCCGAACAACAGCGCAAGGAGGGGAGGAGACGGAGCGACAAGCCTTCAAAAAACAAGGGAAACAAGGGGAAAGAGAAGAAACATGCCCAACCGTCGGGAGAGAAAAAAGGGAAAAAAACCTCTTCAAAGAGAAAACAAAGCCGGCCCAACAAGAAAGATCAGACCGGCTCCTGA
- a CDS encoding integrase core domain-containing protein: MLIEEHYPLTGKPYPKRLIFKVVGYSSSTWYENPTPKTGKRGRKPKHSDEEVLQEIKTEIMKSTFNAEGYLKVKKRMGKRKINALVAGKACVNRIMREHNLLSPYRRPGKRNKREHDGTIITDAPNVMWATDGKKFWIEGSGWHWFFGVIDHFNDEIISWHIAKKGNRFAAIKPVRAAVRKTFGSVGKDVCKGMKLQLRSDHGSQYDSADFMNEMKFLGLEMSKAFVRSPECNGIIERFHRTLEEQVLQTETFSSFEEAYNSIDQFINDYNTDWILHRLEYCSPVEYREKYAESQRKVKDDIPSGNKDPEVQLVLISSGSMPRRNEIALQAMVKGAITYSNTPSINPSV; this comes from the coding sequence ATGCTGATAGAGGAGCATTATCCATTAACCGGGAAGCCATACCCGAAGCGTTTGATATTCAAGGTTGTTGGCTACAGCAGCAGCACCTGGTATGAAAACCCTACCCCCAAAACAGGGAAACGGGGCAGAAAACCCAAGCATAGCGATGAAGAAGTTTTACAAGAGATTAAAACTGAAATTATGAAAAGTACATTCAACGCTGAAGGTTATCTGAAAGTGAAGAAGCGCATGGGTAAAAGGAAGATAAACGCTCTGGTAGCCGGCAAGGCATGTGTGAACCGCATCATGCGGGAACACAACCTGCTGAGCCCCTACAGAAGGCCAGGGAAGAGGAATAAGCGCGAACATGATGGCACTATAATCACGGATGCACCCAATGTAATGTGGGCCACTGACGGGAAGAAGTTCTGGATTGAAGGGTCAGGCTGGCATTGGTTCTTTGGTGTGATCGATCACTTTAACGATGAGATTATATCGTGGCATATTGCAAAGAAAGGCAACCGTTTTGCTGCCATTAAGCCTGTTAGGGCCGCTGTACGAAAGACTTTCGGTTCGGTAGGTAAGGATGTATGTAAAGGAATGAAGTTGCAATTAAGAAGCGACCATGGCTCGCAGTATGACTCTGCTGATTTTATGAATGAAATGAAATTCCTGGGATTGGAGATGTCCAAAGCGTTTGTACGGTCACCAGAGTGCAACGGGATAATAGAGCGGTTTCACCGCACCCTGGAAGAACAGGTGCTGCAAACAGAAACATTTTCTTCCTTTGAGGAAGCTTATAACAGTATTGATCAATTTATTAATGACTACAACACGGATTGGATACTTCATAGACTGGAATACTGTTCACCTGTAGAATACAGGGAAAAGTACGCTGAAAGCCAGCGAAAAGTAAAAGATGATATACCATCGGGCAATAAGGATCCTGAGGTTCAGCTTGTCCTCATTTCAAGTGGCTCAATGCCACGAAGAAATGAAATAGCTCTTCAGGCAATGGTAAAAGGGGCAATTACTTACAGTAACACCCCTTCTATAAATCCTTCGGTATAA
- a CDS encoding transposase — protein sequence MDRTSILNQYKGICSDVLGELTTKLNKSFKSFLMETLILYLVIPGRINFLQLGRYGKSCEQRFRQNFSKDFDWLEFNLSLSDRVLTGDRKAIAIDPSYISKSGKNTPWIGYFWSGAAGQAKRGLEILGVGLIDVDNKDCISLQAVQTPDRQTLESRDANLTDWYLLVIKSMREKLHRASRHVVADAYFAKNNFATGLQEMKFDLVSRFRDDAALYYPTLQKPTGKKGRPKLYDGKIDMANLDTTRVQKINIDNGDLYTLVAYSKSLKQMVRLVIWYFKDGKKPKLFFSTNPEMSGKDVIEFYRTRFQIEFCFRDAKGFTGLIQSQARDVAKLSFNFNASLTSVNLAKVLARERGIPFSMASCKTMIHNAYLLERFICVSGIKPNRRLNDKLVKELIEFAASAA from the coding sequence ATGGATAGAACCAGCATACTTAACCAATATAAAGGTATCTGTAGTGATGTTCTTGGTGAACTAACTACGAAGTTAAACAAAAGTTTCAAATCATTCCTTATGGAGACGCTTATTTTGTATCTGGTCATTCCCGGCAGGATTAATTTCCTACAATTGGGGAGATATGGCAAGTCGTGTGAACAGCGATTTCGCCAGAACTTCTCGAAGGATTTTGATTGGCTGGAGTTTAACTTGTCTTTGTCTGATAGGGTATTAACCGGAGATCGCAAGGCAATTGCCATTGATCCCAGTTATATATCCAAATCAGGAAAGAATACCCCTTGGATTGGTTACTTCTGGTCGGGTGCAGCCGGTCAGGCGAAAAGAGGATTGGAAATCCTGGGAGTGGGCCTTATAGACGTCGACAACAAGGATTGCATCAGTCTACAGGCCGTTCAGACTCCGGACCGTCAAACCCTGGAGAGTCGTGATGCCAACCTGACTGACTGGTACCTGCTGGTCATTAAATCGATGCGGGAGAAACTCCATCGGGCAAGCCGTCACGTGGTTGCCGATGCCTACTTCGCAAAGAACAACTTCGCTACGGGTCTGCAAGAGATGAAGTTTGATCTGGTCAGCCGCTTCAGGGATGACGCCGCACTTTATTATCCAACACTGCAGAAACCGACAGGCAAGAAAGGCAGGCCTAAACTCTACGACGGAAAGATTGACATGGCCAACCTGGATACAACCAGAGTGCAAAAGATCAATATTGATAACGGTGATCTCTACACCTTGGTAGCCTATTCCAAATCACTTAAACAGATGGTCAGGCTTGTCATCTGGTATTTCAAAGATGGGAAAAAACCAAAACTGTTCTTCTCTACCAATCCTGAGATGAGTGGAAAAGATGTCATAGAATTTTACCGCACCCGTTTTCAGATCGAGTTTTGCTTCAGGGATGCCAAAGGCTTCACAGGACTGATACAATCGCAGGCAAGGGACGTAGCAAAGCTATCGTTCAACTTTAATGCATCTCTTACCTCGGTCAACCTGGCAAAGGTGCTGGCAAGGGAAAGAGGTATTCCTTTTTCGATGGCATCATGTAAAACGATGATACACAACGCCTACTTGCTTGAACGATTTATTTGCGTGTCCGGCATTAAACCGAACAGAAGATTAAATGATAAACTTGTCAAGGAACTCATTGAGTTTGCAGCAAGTGCTGCTTGA
- the istB gene encoding IS21-like element helper ATPase IstB has translation MMDEISNALRSLKMPGMAHYWTTMMETRQHDSISLKDGLQLLIQAELDNRTTSRNTRLVKKARFRYQASIGEVIYDSKRGVDKQKVLNLATCDYVRKGVSVLITGAAGTGKSWLGTALGHQACMNGLKVAYYNVYRLFEEIALARIASTLHRFFAKLAQTDLLILDDFGMKVLDGQQLLDFMEIIEDRHGQKATIIISQLPVADWYDVMKGNTTAADAILDRLVHTSVRFELKGASLRQKKVSNQTENREND, from the coding sequence ATGATGGACGAAATATCAAACGCCCTGAGAAGTCTGAAGATGCCCGGAATGGCGCATTACTGGACTACCATGATGGAGACGCGACAGCATGATTCGATCTCCTTGAAAGATGGCCTGCAACTGCTTATACAGGCCGAGTTGGACAACCGCACGACAAGCCGGAACACGCGTCTGGTGAAGAAAGCCCGCTTCCGCTATCAAGCCTCTATCGGCGAGGTCATCTACGACAGCAAACGCGGAGTGGACAAGCAGAAGGTGCTCAATCTGGCCACATGCGACTATGTGCGCAAGGGAGTATCTGTGCTCATCACAGGAGCGGCAGGAACAGGCAAGAGCTGGCTCGGTACTGCTCTGGGGCATCAGGCCTGCATGAACGGACTCAAGGTGGCATACTACAATGTCTACCGTCTCTTCGAGGAGATTGCACTTGCACGCATCGCCAGTACCCTGCACCGGTTCTTTGCCAAGCTCGCACAGACTGACCTGCTCATCCTGGATGACTTCGGCATGAAGGTGCTCGATGGTCAACAACTGCTTGACTTTATGGAAATCATAGAAGACAGGCACGGCCAAAAAGCTACCATCATCATCTCACAGTTACCAGTAGCCGACTGGTACGATGTGATGAAGGGAAACACTACGGCCGCGGATGCCATCCTCGACCGTTTGGTGCACACAAGTGTGCGCTTCGAGCTAAAAGGTGCCTCTCTACGGCAGAAAAAAGTATCAAATCAAACTGAAAACAGAGAAAATGACTAA
- a CDS encoding transposase: protein MDRTSILNQYRGICSDVLGELTTKLNKSFKSFLMETLILYLVIPGRINFLQLGRYGKSCEQRFRQNFSKDFDWLEFNLSLSDRVFTGDRKAIAIDPSYISKSGKNTPWIGYFWSGAAGQAKRGLEILGVGLIDVDNQDCINLQAVQTPDRQTLESRDANLIDWYLLVLKSMQEKLHRASRHVVADAYFAKNNFVTGLQEMKFDLVSRFRDDAALYYPTLQKPTGKKGRPKLYDGKIDMANLDTTRVQKINIDNGDLYTLIAYSKSFKQMVRLVIWYSKDGKKPKLFFSTNPEMSGKDVIEFYRTRFQIEFCFRDAKGFTGLMQSQARDVAKLSFNFNASLTSVNLARERGIPFSMASCKTMIHNAYLLERFICVSGIKPNRRLNDKLVKELIEFAASAA, encoded by the coding sequence ATGGATAGAACCAGCATACTTAACCAATATAGAGGTATCTGTAGTGATGTTCTTGGTGAACTAACTACGAAGTTAAACAAAAGTTTCAAATCATTCCTTATGGAGACGCTTATTTTGTATCTGGTCATTCCCGGCAGGATTAATTTCCTACAATTGGGGAGATATGGCAAGTCGTGTGAACAGCGATTTCGCCAGAACTTCTCGAAGGATTTTGATTGGCTGGAGTTTAACTTGTCTTTGTCTGATAGGGTATTTACCGGAGATCGCAAGGCAATTGCCATTGATCCCAGTTATATATCCAAATCAGGAAAGAATACCCCTTGGATTGGTTACTTCTGGTCGGGTGCAGCCGGTCAGGCGAAAAGAGGATTGGAAATCCTGGGAGTGGGCCTTATAGACGTCGACAACCAGGATTGCATCAATCTACAGGCCGTTCAGACTCCGGACCGTCAAACCCTGGAGAGTCGTGATGCCAACCTGATTGACTGGTACCTTTTGGTCCTTAAATCGATGCAGGAGAAACTCCATCGGGCAAGCCGTCACGTGGTTGCCGATGCCTACTTCGCAAAGAACAACTTCGTTACGGGTCTGCAAGAGATGAAGTTTGATCTGGTCAGCCGTTTCAGGGATGACGCCGCACTTTATTATCCAACACTGCAGAAACCGACAGGCAAGAAAGGCAGGCCCAAACTCTACGACGGAAAGATTGACATGGCCAACCTGGATACAACCAGAGTGCAAAAGATCAATATTGATAACGGTGATCTCTACACCTTGATAGCCTATTCCAAATCATTTAAACAGATGGTCAGGCTTGTCATCTGGTATTCCAAGGATGGGAAAAAACCAAAACTGTTCTTCTCTACCAATCCTGAGATGAGTGGAAAAGATGTTATAGAATTTTACCGCACCCGTTTTCAGATCGAGTTTTGCTTCAGGGATGCCAAAGGCTTCACAGGACTGATGCAATCGCAGGCAAGGGACGTAGCAAAGCTATCGTTCAACTTTAATGCGTCTCTTACCTCGGTCAACCTGGCAAGGGAAAGAGGTATTCCTTTTTCGATGGCATCATGTAAAACGATGATACACAATGCCTACTTGCTTGAACGATTTATTTGCGTGTCCGGCATTAAACCGAACAGAAGATTAAATGATAAACTTGTCAAAGAACTCATTGAGTTTGCAGCAAGTGCTGCGTGA
- a CDS encoding DUF134 domain-containing protein — MPRPKQNRKISNPPLMQGFKPFGIPRNKLGSVSLLYDEYEAIRLLDYEGLNQDQTAARMNVSRPTLTRIYEQARRTIALALVEGKVIHIEGGNVQFDKEWFRCRRCYKLIGGIENHVHCTDCNSFGNDELIPIHVGKK; from the coding sequence ATGCCTCGTCCCAAACAAAACCGGAAAATATCCAATCCTCCCCTGATGCAGGGATTCAAGCCCTTTGGCATTCCTCGGAACAAGTTGGGTTCTGTATCATTGCTATACGATGAGTATGAAGCAATCCGGTTATTGGACTATGAAGGATTAAACCAGGATCAGACTGCTGCACGGATGAATGTTTCACGCCCTACATTGACACGTATCTATGAACAAGCCCGTAGAACAATTGCACTGGCACTGGTGGAAGGAAAGGTGATTCATATTGAGGGTGGTAATGTACAGTTTGACAAAGAGTGGTTTCGTTGCAGACGCTGCTACAAATTGATAGGCGGTATCGAGAACCATGTACACTGTACGGATTGCAACAGTTTTGGCAATGACGAGTTAATCCCAATCCATGTGGGAAAAAAATGA
- a CDS encoding DUF5320 domain-containing protein, whose product MPGMNRRGPEGEGPMSGRGRGRCNPSNRESNNFDAPAGAEINAPFRQGAGRGRGAIRGMGQAQGERMRRRDGHRSRCL is encoded by the coding sequence ATGCCAGGAATGAACAGGAGAGGGCCCGAAGGCGAAGGTCCGATGAGTGGAAGAGGACGGGGACGTTGTAACCCGTCGAACAGAGAGTCCAACAATTTTGATGCTCCTGCAGGAGCCGAGATAAATGCTCCTTTCCGACAGGGTGCCGGCAGAGGCCGGGGTGCTATCAGGGGTATGGGCCAGGCTCAAGGCGAAAGAATGAGAAGAAGAGATGGTCACCGGTCTCGATGCCTGTGA
- a CDS encoding DUF4405 domain-containing protein, with protein MKQKWCNQSKLNLSIDIIMLLLLMPLAGIGFLIKYVLIPGIQRNERYGAGVELEFWGLTRHQWGSIHLIISIVFLVLLLLHIILHWKMIVGIFKRMFPDKALCAISATLIAGTGLLMIVFPLFVKPEIVTRKSLHLNRKIKQETLQIASPGEIRKEVSKEADKDVVVSPRAGLNKPKQTLSGTEFVDLEINGRQTLQFVANKFGIPVEKVAADLNIPSERSGERLGRLRRQYAFTMNDVRKSILKNKE; from the coding sequence ATGAAACAAAAGTGGTGTAATCAATCAAAACTGAACCTGAGCATTGACATCATCATGTTATTACTGCTCATGCCCTTGGCGGGAATCGGCTTCCTGATAAAATATGTTCTGATCCCCGGTATTCAGCGGAACGAACGCTACGGGGCTGGTGTTGAACTGGAATTTTGGGGACTAACACGTCACCAATGGGGATCCATTCACCTGATCATCAGTATCGTTTTCCTCGTTCTTTTACTTCTTCACATTATTCTGCATTGGAAAATGATCGTTGGGATCTTCAAACGGATGTTTCCTGATAAAGCTTTATGTGCAATATCGGCCACACTGATTGCCGGTACCGGTCTTCTCATGATTGTATTTCCTCTTTTTGTGAAACCGGAGATCGTTACAAGGAAATCGTTACATCTGAACAGAAAAATCAAACAGGAAACTCTCCAAATCGCGTCACCAGGAGAAATCCGTAAAGAAGTGTCAAAAGAAGCTGACAAGGATGTAGTGGTTTCCCCCCGGGCGGGACTGAATAAACCGAAACAGACTCTATCCGGAACTGAATTTGTCGACCTTGAAATCAACGGAAGGCAAACCCTACAGTTTGTTGCCAACAAATTCGGCATACCGGTGGAAAAAGTTGCAGCCGATCTCAACATCCCTTCAGAGCGGTCCGGTGAGAGACTCGGCAGGTTACGGAGACAGTATGCCTTTACCATGAACGACGTGCGCAAAAGCATTCTGAAAAATAAAGAATAG